A section of the Citrus sinensis cultivar Valencia sweet orange chromosome 8, DVS_A1.0, whole genome shotgun sequence genome encodes:
- the LOC102619152 gene encoding adenylate kinase isoenzyme 6 homolog, producing the protein MAQDSKRSRPNILVTGTPGTGKTTTSTALAESTQLRHINIGELVREKNLHDGWDDELECHVINEDLVCDELEDIMEQGGNIVDYHGCDFFPERWFDRVVVLQTENSVLYDRLTKRGYTGAKLTNNIECEIFQVLLEEAKESYPEDIVLALKSDTIEDITRNIAILTDWVRNWQPRS; encoded by the exons ATGGCGCAGGATAGCAAGAGGAGTCGACCCAATATATTAGTCACCGGAACCCCGGGAACTGGTAAAACGACGACGTCGACTGCTCTAGCAGAGTCGACGCAACTCCGTCACATTAACATCGGAGAATTGgtcagagaaaaaaatttacacgACGGCTGGGACGATGAGCTcgaatgccacgtcatcaacgAAGACctg GTGTGCGATGAACTAGAGGATATAATGGAACAAGGTGGAAATATTGTGGACTACCACGGATGCGACTTCTTTCCCGAACGGTGGTTTGATCGAGTGGTTGTACTTCAAACTGAAAATTCTGTGCTGTATGATCGCTTGACTAAGAG AGGTTACACTGGGGCAAAGCTCACAAACAATATAGAATGTGAAATTTTTCAAGTTCTGCTGGAGGAGGCGAAAGAAAGTTACCCAGAGGATATTGTTTTGGCATTGAAGAGTGATACAATTGAGGACATCACTAGAAATATTGCAATTTTGACAGATTGGGTCAGGAATTGGCAGCCCCGATCCTAG
- the LOC102619439 gene encoding uncharacterized protein LOC102619439 produces the protein MFINNLLSTKPPLLRYFSSLEPRILKTGDILRQTRIFSSEDVVEYSKVSHDSNPLHFNSESARNAGFDDRLVHGMLVASMFPQIISSHFPGAVYVSQSLHFRLPVYIGDEVLGQLQAVNVREMKKRYLVKFSTKCIKNGELLVLDGEAMAFLPSLAME, from the exons ATGTTTATCAACAATTTGCTCTCAACTAAACCCCCCTTGTTGAGATACTTTTCATCCCTAGAACCTCGCATACTTAAAACTGGAGACATCCTGAGACAAACAAGGATATTCTCCAGTGAGGATGTTGTTGAATATTCTAAAGTAAGTCATGACTCCAATCCTCTGCATTTCAATTCTGAATCTGCTAGAAATGCCGGCTTTGATGATCGACTTGTTCATGGGATGCTTGTTGCTTCAATGTTTCCTCAGATAATTTCCTCCCATTTT CCCGGAGCTGTGTATGTTTCCCAAAGCTTGCATTTCAGGTTGCCTGTTTATATTGGAGATGAAGTTCTTGGTCAGTTACAAGCTGTTAATGTAAGAGAGATGAAGAAGAGATACCT AGTAAAATTCTCAACAAAGTGCATTAAGAATGGTGAGCTTCTTGTTCTTGATGGTGAGGCAATGGCATTCCTACCAAGTCTAGCTATGGAGTAA
- the LOC102620856 gene encoding uncharacterized protein LOC102620856 encodes MIKINERRYTQTKGLGVINSAIDAMYNFYFPDNCTKEAVQKLKEKDENACITKEVRKEIGMAFKNLPTDKRRKYTIGRHRVGRLNGERPKFVSRCVPERLASVVGKLRAEQKAAVCSIGFGQLLEMKCGRLKRKLCDWLLQRVDTARSVLCVNGWELELSAQNFRQIMGIMLQSFVGTTSLKGYVVIFYFCIADILFCTFAEQLISSISAYHSIFFFNNSYISVVYQG; translated from the exons atgattaaaataaatgaacgtAGATATACCCAAACTAAAGGTTTAGGAGTGATAAATTCTGCAATTGATGCGatgtataatttttattttcccgACAACTGCACTAAAGAAGCAGTACAGAAGTTAAAGGAAAAGGATGAAAACGCATGTATAACTAAAGAG GTTAGGAAGGAAATTGGAATGGCATTCAAGAATCTGCCAACTGATAAAAGGCGCAAGTACACAATTGGAAGGCACCGAGTAGGTCGTTTGAATGGGGAAAGACCGAAGTTTGTATCTAGGTGTGTGCCCGAGCGATTGGCTTCCGTTGTAGGTAAACTGCGGGCAGAACAAAAAGCGGCCGTCTGCTCTATTGGATTTGGGCAATTACTGGAGATGAAGTGTGGTCGTTTGAAACGAAAACTTTGTGACTGGTTATTACAGAGGGTTGACACGGCAAGGTCGGTATTATGTGTTAATGGTTGGGAATTAGAGCTAAGTGCACAGAATTTTAGACAAATAATGGGTATTATGTTACAGTCTTTTGTTGGAACAACTTCATTAAAAGGTTATGTAGTAATCTTCTACTTTTGTATTGCAGATATCTTATTTTGCACATTTGCTGAACAACTCATCAGTTCCATTTCGGCATAccattcaatattttttttcaataattcatatattagTGTTGTTTATCAGGGCTAA